A DNA window from Allokutzneria albata contains the following coding sequences:
- a CDS encoding acyl carrier protein: MADTQSVTDGVLDILEDVLEIPRADLEAHPTLRDHENWDSMGALEILSQVESRFGVQLDLREFNAAKTVDELSAAVSAGID; the protein is encoded by the coding sequence ATGGCGGACACGCAGTCGGTGACCGACGGGGTTCTGGACATCCTGGAGGACGTGCTGGAGATCCCGCGCGCCGACCTCGAGGCGCACCCGACGCTGCGCGACCACGAGAACTGGGACAGCATGGGCGCGCTCGAAATCCTTTCCCAGGTGGAAAGCCGTTTCGGCGTGCAGCTGGACCTGCGCGAGTTCAACGCGGCCAAGACGGTCGACGAGCTGTCCGCGGCCGTGAGCGCGGGGATCGACTAG
- a CDS encoding LacI family DNA-binding transcriptional regulator, whose protein sequence is MAGLAEIAKAAGVSISTVSRVLNRRAGVNEATRRRVLEVLGELPYSPRGLGALQRTGVIGLLVPELSNPIFPAYAEALETRASLAGYSSLLCNTRSEGWALREEEYVRMLLARGVEGMVFVSPEITNVEAGGETYYARLLADGVHMVFVNGGAPGLDVPDVTVDEQVAGYLATRHLVELGHKRIGFVCGPARSLPTRLKRAGWAAALEEAGLHADERLVAHAPYGAEGGAAAMATLLDSASAPTAVICSSDHMALGAMRESHRRGLTVPTQMSIVGFDDIPLAAYCTPALTTLAQPIAEMARAAVDELVQRLTPGARRSGGSYSRVFRPRLVVRESTAPPAP, encoded by the coding sequence GTGGCAGGTCTTGCCGAGATCGCCAAGGCCGCCGGCGTGAGCATCTCGACGGTGAGCCGGGTGCTGAACCGGCGCGCGGGCGTCAACGAGGCGACCCGGCGCAGGGTGCTGGAAGTGTTGGGGGAACTGCCTTACAGCCCGCGCGGCCTGGGCGCGCTGCAGCGCACCGGGGTGATCGGCCTGCTGGTGCCGGAGCTGTCGAACCCGATCTTCCCGGCCTACGCGGAGGCGCTGGAGACGCGCGCCTCGCTGGCGGGGTACTCGTCGCTGCTGTGCAACACCCGCTCCGAGGGCTGGGCGCTGCGCGAGGAGGAGTACGTCCGGATGCTGCTCGCCCGGGGCGTCGAGGGCATGGTTTTCGTGTCCCCGGAAATCACGAACGTCGAAGCGGGCGGAGAGACCTACTACGCGCGGTTGCTCGCCGACGGCGTGCACATGGTCTTTGTCAACGGCGGTGCCCCCGGGCTGGACGTGCCGGACGTGACGGTGGACGAGCAGGTCGCCGGGTACCTCGCGACGCGTCACCTGGTCGAGTTGGGGCACAAGAGGATCGGCTTCGTCTGCGGTCCCGCGCGATCGCTGCCGACGCGGCTCAAGCGCGCGGGATGGGCTGCGGCGCTTGAAGAAGCGGGCCTGCACGCCGATGAGCGGCTGGTCGCGCACGCGCCCTACGGCGCGGAGGGTGGCGCGGCCGCGATGGCCACGCTGCTGGACTCGGCTTCGGCGCCGACCGCGGTGATCTGCTCCTCGGACCACATGGCGCTCGGCGCGATGCGGGAGTCGCACCGGCGTGGCCTCACGGTGCCGACGCAGATGTCGATCGTGGGCTTCGACGACATCCCGCTGGCGGCCTACTGCACTCCGGCGCTGACCACGCTCGCCCAGCCGATCGCGGAGATGGCCCGCGCGGCGGTGGACGAGTTGGTGCAACGCCTCACTCCGGGCGCGCGCCGGTCAGGTGGCAGCTACAGCCGGGTCTTCCGCCCCCGCCTGGTCGTGCGCGAGTCCACCGCCCCGCCCGCACCCTGA
- a CDS encoding acyl-ACP--UDP-N-acetylglucosamine O-acyltransferase family protein yields MANRIHPTAIIGDGVELGEDNVIGPHAVILGPTRIGNGNWIGPGAVIGTPPENRGTHHVVGWEGEQSEHGVVIGDRNRFREHISIHSGTHRATRVGDDCFFLVYSHIGHDVRVDDNVTLAPSARVAGHNHVWSYANIGMSAAVHQQVDIGPGAMIGMSAAVRKVVKPFTTVVGNPAKAVGVNTVGLSRLGCDEATVAAVSDHVLGGAAELPAGVPDVLAGLLKEWAAR; encoded by the coding sequence ATGGCGAACCGCATTCACCCCACGGCGATCATCGGCGACGGCGTCGAGCTCGGCGAGGACAACGTCATCGGCCCGCACGCGGTCATCCTCGGGCCGACGCGGATCGGCAACGGGAACTGGATCGGCCCGGGCGCGGTCATCGGGACCCCGCCGGAGAACCGCGGCACCCACCACGTGGTCGGCTGGGAGGGCGAGCAGAGCGAGCACGGCGTCGTCATCGGCGACCGCAACCGCTTCCGCGAGCACATCTCCATCCACAGCGGCACGCACCGCGCGACGCGGGTCGGCGACGACTGCTTCTTCCTGGTGTACAGCCACATCGGGCACGACGTGCGGGTCGACGACAACGTCACCCTCGCGCCGTCCGCGCGGGTGGCCGGGCACAACCACGTGTGGTCCTACGCCAACATCGGCATGTCCGCCGCCGTGCACCAGCAGGTCGACATCGGTCCGGGCGCGATGATCGGCATGTCCGCCGCCGTCCGCAAGGTCGTCAAGCCGTTCACCACCGTGGTCGGCAACCCGGCCAAGGCGGTCGGCGTGAACACGGTCGGCCTGTCCCGGCTCGGCTGCGACGAGGCGACCGTGGCCGCGGTGTCCGACCACGTCCTCGGCGGTGCGGCGGAGCTGCCCGCAGGCGTTCCGGACGTGCTCGCCGGGCTGCTGAAGGAGTGGGCCGCGCGCTAG
- a CDS encoding HAD-IIIC family phosphatase: MVDATDGFLTNLTAAAKAGSPLGRADLTALAQCDDPAVFRKLGRTLKSATAEATGLTAPKVGVLATYTVGPLEPILRASLAAGGMLPTFTIGDYAAFDLTLSRSDDPLFAPDQDVLFCTLDSSYFLPKDWSGSDVDALTAFITERVRSFRGLLADVVTRGKTTVLAHTVPLPAVVRDGLVSWSGRAKVSRCWAQLNAAILELAEEHSAIAVADFVSTLADEAVAAQDDRLLRFADLPYTDAALMVLAREARRFLQAKTGLSRKVLALDLDNTQWGGVLGEVGAAGVELGGLYPGSAYKEFQRSVLRLRDQGVILALASKNDAEHVEAALTEHPEVLLRPEMFSASAVNWSPKSGNLKAMAAQLSLSPNAFVFMDDSRFERGEVTAALPEVTVIAADGDPAYLVRNLLRHGWFDTLELTDTDRKRPGLYKARAERGNFAEGFQSAEDYLKALEVVVTVAEATPFDVARIAQLAARTNQFNLTGLRFDQAETTTMSDSDDHIVLSCSVADRFGDEGMVGAAWVRKEADAWEVLNLVMSCRVLGRGVEQAMVGWLLRRAKEAGVATLRGTFTPSARNTVSSKLWSQLGFEHTGDRDTTQVHELAVDGAADLVPDSIQLKEK; encoded by the coding sequence GTGGTGGACGCGACCGACGGGTTCCTCACCAACCTCACGGCCGCGGCGAAGGCGGGGAGCCCACTGGGCCGGGCCGACCTGACCGCGCTCGCCCAGTGCGACGATCCCGCGGTCTTCCGCAAGCTCGGCAGGACGCTGAAGTCCGCGACCGCCGAGGCCACCGGGTTGACCGCGCCCAAGGTCGGCGTGCTCGCCACCTACACGGTCGGCCCGCTGGAGCCCATCCTCCGGGCGAGCCTGGCCGCGGGCGGGATGCTGCCGACCTTCACCATCGGCGACTACGCGGCCTTCGACCTGACCCTGTCGCGATCGGACGACCCGCTCTTCGCCCCGGACCAGGACGTGCTGTTCTGCACCCTGGACTCCTCGTACTTCCTGCCGAAGGACTGGAGCGGCAGCGACGTCGACGCGCTGACCGCCTTCATCACCGAGCGCGTGCGGTCCTTCCGCGGACTGCTGGCCGACGTGGTGACCCGCGGCAAGACCACCGTGCTGGCGCACACCGTCCCGCTGCCCGCCGTGGTCCGCGACGGCCTGGTCAGCTGGAGCGGCCGGGCGAAGGTCAGCCGCTGCTGGGCCCAGCTCAACGCGGCCATCCTGGAGCTGGCCGAGGAGCACTCGGCGATCGCCGTCGCCGACTTCGTCAGCACGCTCGCCGACGAGGCCGTGGCCGCGCAGGACGACCGGCTGCTGCGCTTCGCCGACCTGCCCTACACCGACGCCGCGCTGATGGTGCTGGCCCGCGAGGCGCGCCGGTTCCTCCAGGCGAAGACCGGCCTGTCCCGCAAGGTGCTCGCGCTGGACCTGGACAACACCCAGTGGGGCGGGGTCCTCGGCGAGGTCGGCGCGGCCGGGGTCGAGCTGGGCGGGCTGTACCCGGGCAGCGCCTACAAGGAGTTCCAGCGCAGCGTGCTGCGGCTGCGGGACCAGGGCGTGATCCTGGCACTGGCCAGCAAGAACGACGCCGAGCACGTCGAGGCGGCGCTGACCGAGCACCCCGAGGTGCTGCTGCGGCCGGAGATGTTCTCCGCGAGCGCGGTCAACTGGTCGCCGAAGTCCGGCAACCTCAAGGCGATGGCGGCGCAGCTGAGCCTGTCGCCGAACGCCTTCGTGTTCATGGACGACTCGCGGTTCGAGCGCGGTGAGGTCACCGCGGCGCTGCCCGAGGTCACCGTGATCGCCGCCGACGGCGACCCGGCCTACCTGGTGCGGAACCTGTTGCGCCACGGGTGGTTCGACACCCTGGAGCTGACCGACACCGACCGCAAGCGCCCCGGGCTCTACAAGGCGCGGGCCGAGCGCGGGAACTTCGCCGAGGGCTTCCAGTCCGCCGAGGACTACCTGAAGGCGCTCGAGGTCGTCGTGACCGTCGCCGAGGCCACCCCGTTCGACGTGGCCCGGATCGCGCAGCTGGCCGCGCGCACCAACCAGTTCAACCTCACCGGCCTGCGCTTCGACCAGGCCGAGACCACGACCATGTCCGACAGCGACGACCACATCGTGCTGTCCTGCTCGGTCGCGGATCGCTTCGGTGACGAGGGCATGGTCGGCGCCGCGTGGGTGCGCAAAGAGGCCGACGCGTGGGAGGTGCTCAACCTGGTGATGAGCTGCCGCGTGCTCGGTCGCGGAGTGGAGCAGGCCATGGTCGGCTGGCTCCTCCGCCGGGCCAAGGAGGCCGGGGTGGCGACGCTGCGCGGCACCTTCACGCCCTCGGCGCGCAACACCGTGTCGTCGAAGCTGTGGTCGCAGCTCGGCTTCGAGCACACCGGCGACCGGGACACCACCCAGGTCCACGAACTGGCCGTGGACGGCGCCGCCGACCTCGTGCCCGATTCGATCCAACTCAAGGAGAAGTGA
- a CDS encoding CGNR zinc finger domain-containing protein — protein sequence MISRCAFHIPAFTDLARSLRQVFADLAARDDDSAATHLNALLAAHSAHPHLAKEEGRWRLHHHPAEVGLAPMWAAICAEALARLLAADHATRVSTCADVRCARVYVDTSRNATRRFCSTTCQNRMKTAELRRKRKLASHTTTPRKPS from the coding sequence GTGATCAGTCGGTGTGCTTTCCACATCCCGGCGTTCACCGACTTGGCGCGCAGCCTGCGTCAGGTGTTCGCCGATCTCGCCGCCCGCGACGACGACAGTGCGGCCACCCACCTCAACGCGCTGCTGGCTGCGCACTCCGCCCACCCGCACCTGGCCAAGGAGGAAGGCCGTTGGCGTCTGCACCACCACCCGGCCGAGGTGGGGCTCGCGCCGATGTGGGCGGCGATCTGCGCCGAGGCACTGGCCCGCCTGCTCGCCGCCGACCACGCCACCCGCGTCTCGACATGCGCAGACGTGCGGTGCGCCCGTGTGTACGTCGACACCAGCCGCAACGCCACCCGCAGGTTCTGCTCCACCACATGCCAAAACCGCATGAAGACCGCCGAGCTCCGACGCAAGCGCAAGCTCGCCTCACATACGACAACACCGCGAAAGCCCTCGTAG
- a CDS encoding carbohydrate ABC transporter permease, which produces MRGFFSRHWYAYAMVLPAVLVTGVLVILPLVQGAYYSFTDINESNIANPVLDRPASYEFTGLDNYANVLSGDASYGSFWDILLRTLIWTFACVGLHFVIGLALALLLNRPMRGRGVYRVLLILPWAVPAFISAFAWKYMFNAQYGIINQALRALGLPDPVWLGQSDLALVAVILVNVWLGVPFMMMTLLGGLQSIPGSLYEAAEIDGATAWQKFRNVTMPGLRSVSSTVILLGTIWTFNMFAVVYLITGINPNTRLLITYAFERFFQGASRDYAIASTYGVLILSVLLVFASVYRRALRRQGEVW; this is translated from the coding sequence GTGCGAGGGTTCTTCAGTCGGCACTGGTACGCGTACGCGATGGTGCTGCCCGCCGTGCTCGTCACGGGCGTGCTGGTGATCCTGCCGTTGGTGCAGGGCGCCTACTACAGCTTCACCGACATCAACGAGTCGAACATCGCCAACCCGGTGCTCGACCGCCCGGCGAGCTACGAGTTCACCGGCCTGGACAACTACGCCAACGTCCTCAGCGGCGACGCGTCCTACGGCAGTTTCTGGGACATCCTGCTGCGCACGCTCATCTGGACCTTCGCCTGCGTCGGCCTGCACTTCGTCATCGGGCTCGCGCTGGCGCTGCTGCTCAACCGCCCGATGCGCGGCCGCGGCGTCTACCGGGTGCTGCTGATCCTCCCGTGGGCGGTGCCCGCGTTCATCAGCGCCTTCGCCTGGAAGTACATGTTCAACGCGCAGTACGGGATCATCAACCAGGCCCTGCGCGCGCTGGGCCTGCCCGACCCGGTCTGGCTCGGCCAGTCCGACCTGGCGCTGGTCGCGGTCATCCTGGTCAACGTCTGGCTCGGCGTGCCGTTCATGATGATGACCCTGCTCGGCGGCCTGCAGTCGATCCCGGGCTCGCTCTACGAGGCCGCGGAGATCGACGGCGCCACCGCGTGGCAGAAGTTCCGCAACGTGACCATGCCGGGCCTGCGCTCGGTGTCCAGCACGGTGATCCTGCTCGGCACCATCTGGACCTTCAACATGTTCGCGGTGGTCTACCTGATCACCGGTATCAACCCGAACACCCGGCTGCTGATCACCTACGCCTTCGAGCGGTTCTTCCAGGGCGCGTCCCGCGACTACGCCATCGCCTCAACCTACGGCGTGCTGATCCTGTCGGTGCTGCTGGTGTTCGCTTCCGTCTACCGCCGGGCGCTGCGCCGGCAGGGTGAGGTGTGGTGA
- a CDS encoding VOC family protein, translated as MILGIDHVGVAVKDPEAAGKLLTALGMAQGETGTADEYGVACEFWGLSGKPDEVTVELVSPTREDSTVQSQLAKKGPGAYHVALEVDDIAAEMERLRSQGFVQLDAEPCAGAREGMQVAFFYLGRAAGFLVELVQYDKPRRATS; from the coding sequence GTGATCCTCGGCATCGACCACGTCGGCGTCGCGGTCAAGGACCCGGAGGCCGCGGGCAAGCTGCTGACCGCGCTCGGCATGGCGCAGGGCGAGACCGGCACCGCCGACGAGTACGGCGTCGCGTGCGAGTTCTGGGGCCTGTCCGGCAAGCCGGACGAGGTCACCGTGGAGCTGGTCTCACCGACCCGCGAGGACTCCACGGTCCAGTCGCAGCTGGCGAAGAAGGGCCCCGGCGCCTACCACGTGGCCCTGGAGGTCGACGACATCGCCGCGGAGATGGAGCGCCTGCGCTCGCAGGGTTTCGTCCAGCTGGACGCCGAACCCTGCGCGGGCGCTCGCGAGGGCATGCAGGTCGCCTTCTTCTACCTGGGCCGCGCCGCGGGCTTCCTCGTCGAACTGGTCCAGTACGACAAGCCTCGCCGCGCCACCTCTTGA
- a CDS encoding LacI family DNA-binding transcriptional regulator → MARSMNTRRPATLASLAAELGVSRTTVSNAYNRPDQLSPELRRRVLETARRLGYPGPDPVARSLRTRKAGAVGLLLTENLSYAFRDPAAVGFLEGLSLACEEAGQGLLLVPANPEREDVAAVHRAGVDGFVVYSVPDDDPHLAAVLERPVPTVVCDQPDVDSVDRVGIDDREAIAGIARHLIELGHRRIGVVCMRLARDRNDGFVSVQRQREAHFHVQRARLTALADTFGEVGVDWASVPVVERFDHTISCGATAAGQLLDRDPELTAIICTSDILGLGALNEAKRRGLRVPQDLTVTGFDGITEAERAGLTTVRQPVLEKGRAAGRLLMDNVDPGRPRTVTLDTELVLGSTAAAPKPSEQWYGP, encoded by the coding sequence ATGGCGCGGTCGATGAACACGCGGCGCCCCGCGACTTTGGCGTCACTGGCAGCGGAACTCGGGGTCTCGCGGACGACTGTGTCCAATGCGTACAACCGACCCGACCAGCTCTCGCCTGAGCTGCGCCGCAGAGTGCTGGAGACCGCGCGGCGCCTGGGCTACCCGGGTCCCGACCCGGTCGCACGATCCCTGCGCACCCGCAAGGCGGGCGCCGTCGGGCTGCTGCTGACCGAGAACCTCTCCTACGCCTTCCGCGACCCGGCGGCCGTCGGGTTCCTCGAAGGGCTCTCGCTGGCGTGCGAGGAGGCCGGGCAGGGACTGCTGCTCGTCCCGGCCAACCCCGAGCGCGAGGACGTCGCCGCCGTGCACCGCGCGGGCGTCGACGGCTTCGTCGTCTACTCGGTTCCCGACGACGACCCGCACCTGGCCGCCGTGCTGGAGCGGCCCGTGCCGACCGTGGTGTGCGACCAGCCCGACGTCGACTCCGTCGACCGGGTCGGCATCGACGACCGCGAGGCCATCGCCGGGATCGCCAGGCACCTCATCGAGCTGGGCCACCGCCGCATCGGCGTGGTCTGCATGCGGCTGGCCCGCGACCGCAACGACGGCTTCGTGTCCGTGCAGCGGCAGCGCGAGGCCCACTTCCACGTGCAGCGGGCCAGGCTCACCGCGCTGGCCGACACCTTCGGCGAGGTCGGCGTCGACTGGGCGAGCGTCCCGGTCGTCGAGCGGTTCGACCACACCATCTCCTGCGGTGCCACCGCCGCCGGGCAGCTGCTGGACCGCGACCCGGAGCTGACCGCGATCATCTGCACCTCCGACATCCTCGGGCTCGGCGCGCTCAACGAGGCCAAGCGCCGCGGGCTGCGGGTGCCCCAGGACCTGACCGTGACCGGCTTCGACGGCATCACCGAGGCGGAGCGGGCCGGGCTCACCACGGTCCGCCAGCCCGTGCTGGAGAAGGGCCGCGCCGCCGGACGGCTGTTGATGGACAACGTCGACCCGGGCCGTCCGCGCACCGTCACCCTGGACACCGAGCTGGTGCTCGGCTCCACCGCCGCCGCCCCCAAGCCCTCGGAGCAGTGGTACGGCCCCTGA
- a CDS encoding extracellular solute-binding protein: MRRTPLAKNLIRAAALTAAGALALTGCGGGSGGGNAGKVVFWDTSGPNEHSVFKKLAEGCATKGGYQVQTEQVAFDQARSNYKTNAQGGQGPDVLRAEVAWVSEFAKNGLIQDLSATDLAKDSADFLDVAVGSTKYDGKTYAVPQVTDTLGLLYNKKMLADAGIQPPKTWDEVRAAGAKLGEKALFINNDPYYALPFIYGDGGNLVDTASKKITVNTAASVKGVETAKSLLDAKVAQTALDPSNSYNNMKAAFSGGQVAMIIDGPWAVVDILKSDAFKDASNLGIAPVPGASAGKGSGPVGGHNYVIRQGTKAKDNAVKFIQCMSSAESQATVAKELGLLPTRKSVYDTADVKSQAVVTGFSEAIKSAHARAWIPEGGQLFDPLKIGYADVLSGKKTAKAAMDEVAKTYKDQVVKEYSQG, encoded by the coding sequence ATGCGACGCACACCCCTCGCGAAGAACCTCATCCGCGCCGCCGCGCTGACGGCGGCCGGAGCGCTCGCCCTCACCGGCTGCGGTGGCGGCTCCGGCGGCGGCAACGCCGGCAAGGTCGTCTTCTGGGACACCAGCGGACCCAACGAGCACTCGGTCTTCAAGAAGCTCGCCGAGGGCTGCGCCACCAAGGGCGGCTACCAGGTGCAGACCGAGCAGGTCGCCTTCGACCAGGCGCGCAGCAACTACAAGACCAACGCTCAGGGCGGGCAGGGTCCCGACGTGCTCCGCGCCGAGGTCGCCTGGGTCTCCGAGTTCGCGAAGAACGGGCTGATCCAAGACCTGTCCGCGACCGACCTCGCCAAGGACAGCGCCGACTTCCTGGACGTGGCGGTCGGCTCGACCAAGTACGACGGCAAGACCTACGCCGTCCCGCAGGTCACCGACACCCTCGGCCTGCTCTACAACAAGAAGATGCTCGCCGACGCGGGCATCCAGCCGCCAAAGACCTGGGACGAAGTCAGGGCCGCGGGCGCGAAGCTCGGCGAGAAGGCCCTCTTCATCAACAACGACCCCTACTACGCACTGCCGTTCATCTACGGCGACGGCGGCAACCTGGTCGACACCGCGTCGAAGAAGATCACCGTGAACACGGCTGCCTCGGTCAAGGGCGTCGAGACCGCGAAGTCGTTGCTGGACGCCAAGGTCGCACAGACCGCCCTGGACCCGAGCAACTCCTACAACAACATGAAGGCCGCGTTCTCCGGCGGCCAGGTGGCGATGATCATCGACGGTCCGTGGGCCGTGGTGGACATCCTCAAGAGCGACGCGTTCAAGGACGCTTCCAACCTCGGCATCGCCCCGGTCCCCGGCGCGAGCGCGGGCAAGGGCTCCGGGCCGGTCGGCGGGCACAATTACGTGATCCGCCAGGGCACCAAGGCCAAGGACAACGCCGTCAAGTTCATCCAGTGCATGAGCTCGGCGGAGTCGCAGGCCACGGTCGCCAAGGAACTGGGCCTGCTGCCCACCCGCAAGTCCGTCTACGACACCGCGGACGTCAAGTCGCAGGCCGTGGTCACCGGCTTCTCCGAGGCGATCAAGTCGGCGCACGCCCGGGCGTGGATCCCCGAGGGCGGCCAGCTCTTCGACCCGCTGAAGATCGGTTACGCCGACGTCCTCTCCGGCAAGAAGACCGCCAAGGCCGCCATGGACGAGGTCGCCAAGACCTACAAGGACCAGGTCGTCAAGGAGTACTCGCAGGGCTGA